The proteins below come from a single Panicum hallii strain FIL2 chromosome 7, PHallii_v3.1, whole genome shotgun sequence genomic window:
- the LOC112901749 gene encoding uncharacterized protein LOC112901749 produces the protein MASEPPPGSTGGEQRTPPEPSAPAAPRVSYEQRCVVLVDWWLERVEREEGKVRVAGTPHAPQMRKGASSSKANRKVAGRVFRSAAIAKRHDDTAIETEDGCLIRIGRVLNIPRTLDNGFPQKVCECFEFGFPLQWLKFLNPNMEQQNEQSQSESTADAPRHSVEYYMEKLLRDTSTNSMRYAFTENDFYSSTGYSSNTDGPAIQSLSNLTDGNASNMAASWGLYGGTRSMPEKPLTPPGETCKTGQESDQHERTQIDASEQGIVNRSVSSVSVNLSTGSICPNSKVDESILVPSKIVPVEKEGYRSRVDCCQAEEAADIPENRNLQSCSSEHEMVTLPIDSAIVNENLNSTSSDLGEPETPKCGKASVNLGTTDALELTTEGMNPQFGAVRGSEDSTVRRLRSGKVFGTPSGGPVKRRYKKKNIQHEASSKMMAPNEGGTSTTDLTSHENDSSAAGIVAEDKEETHDSHRKGRGSQMKNTKRKREYKRLFSNFL, from the exons ATGGCGTCCGAGCCCCCACCAGGCTCCACAGGCGGAGAGCAACGGACTCCGCCGGAGCCCTCCGCCCCGGCCGCCCCCCGCGTCTCCTACGAGCAGCGATGT GTCGTGCTCGTGGACTGGTGGCTGGAGAGGGTGGAGCGCGAGGAGGGCAAGGTCCGCGTCGCCGGGACCCCCCACGCCCCGCAGATGAG GAAAGGAGCATCATCCTCGAAGGCGAACAGGAAAGTAGCAGGCCGAGTGTTCAGATCTGCCGCCATTGCGAAGCGCCACGACGACACCGCAATTGAGACTGAGGATGGTTGCCTCATACGGATTGGCCGTGTCTTGAACATTCCCCGAACACTGGACAATGGATTTCCTCAAAAG GTGTGCGAATGCTTCGAGTTTGGCTTTCCGCTTCAATGGCTTAAGTTTCTTAATCCAAACATGGAGCAGCAGAATGAACAATCACAATCAGAATCTACTGCAGATGCACCAAGGCATTCAGTTGAATATTACATGGAGAAGTTATTAAGAGACACGTCTACCAATTCAATGAGATATGCTTTCACAGAGAATGATTTCTACTCATCCACAGGGTATAGCAGCAACACAGATGGACCTGCTATCCAAAGCCTTTCAAACTTAACAGATGGTAATGCAAGCAACATGGCTGCATCTTGGGGATTATATGGCGGCACAAGGAGCATGCCTGAAAAACCATTGACACCACCTGGAGAAACATGTAAGACTGGTCAAGAAAGTGATCAACATGAAAGAACGCAGATAGACGCAAGTGAACAGGGGATAGTTAATCGTTCAGTTAGTTCTGTTTCAGTAAATCTAAGTACAGGTTCCATCTGCCCCAACTCAAAAGTAGATGAGAGCATATTGGTGCCATCCAAAATTGTGCCAGTTGAGAAGGAAGGCTACAGAAGCAGAGTAGATTGTTGTCAGGCTGAGGAAGCTGCAGATATACCTGAGAATAGGAATCTGCAGAGCTGTTCAAGTGAACACGAGATGGTTACACTTCCCATTGACTCTGCAATAGTTAATGAAAATCTGAACTCTACATCATCTGACTTAGGAGAACCAGAAACTCCGAAATGTGGCAAGGCTTCAGTGAATCTGGGGACTACAGATGCATTAGAACTAACAACTGAAGGTATGAATCCACAGTTTGGAGCTGTTAGAGGTTCAGAAGACAGTACGGTCAGGAGATTACGAAGTGGCAAAGTCTTTGGAACGCCAAGTGGTGGGCCAGTGAAGAGGCGCTACAAGAAGAAAAATATCCAGCACGAAGCATCCAGTAAAATGATGGCACCAAATGAAGGGGGCACATCTACTACAGATCTGACTTCTCATGAAAAT GATTCCTCAGCTGCTGGGATTGTCGCTGAAGATAAGGAGGAAACACATGATTCACACCGTAAAG GACGAGGAAGCCAAATGAAGAACACGAAGAGGAAGAGGGAGTACAAAAGACTGTTCTCAAACTTTTTGTGA
- the LOC112901748 gene encoding metal transporter Nramp4-like isoform X3 yields MLGLVFLYPWLTLTLATTDLQAGSSHKYELLWVLFFGFIFVLIIQSLAAKLGIITGRHLAELCMREYPKHVKYGLWLLMEAGVIAATVPGVLGTALAYNKLLHIPFWGGVLICGASTLLILTLQCYGARKMELIGVIFISIMAACFFVDLSNVNPPMGEVIQGLFIPRLRGAYATSDAIAVFSSLIVPHNLFLHSSLVLSRKLPTSPKGVKDTSTFFLIENAFALFLVLLVNVAIVSITGTICADNQLVDDIISTCSGLTLNSTSVLLKNVFGKSSSKIYGLALLASGQSCVVATSYSGQYIMQGFSGMRKCIIYIIAPCFTIIPSLIICSIGGAPHVRQLINISAIILAFVLPFALVPLLKFSSYCAMIGPYKNTTGIVQVAWILSTVIMGINIYFFCTSFISWLVHSELPRILNAIISTLVFPFMAAYIAALIYLVFKKVSVSVPLPSTSVSSETEVEEVRRLDDIAAR; encoded by the exons ATGCTGGGCCTGGTTTTCTTATATCCTTGGCTTACCTTGACCCTAGCAACG ACTGATTTGCAGGCTGGATCAAGTCATAAATACGAG CTGTTATGGGTTCTCTTCTTTGGGTTCATTTTCGTATTGATCATACAATCATTGGCAGCAAAGCTGGGCATCATTACAG GAAGGCATCTTGCTGAGTTGTGTATGCGTGAATACCCAAAGCATGTGAAGTATGGCCTTTGGTTGCTCATGGAGGCTGGTGTGATTGCTGCCACTGTACCAGGAG TGTTAGGAACTGCTTTGGCATACAACAAATTGCTCCACATCCCTTTTTGGGGTGGTGTTCTAATATGTGGAGCAAGCACTCTCCTGATTCTGACTTTACAGTGTTATGGG GCTAGGAAAATGGAGCTCATAGGTGTTATTTTTATTTCCATCATGGCTGCTTGCTTCTTTGTTGACTTGAGCAATGTCAATCCTCCTATGGGTGAGGTAATTCAGGGCCTGTTCATACCAAGATTGCGAGGGGCTTACGCTACATCAGATGCAATTGCAGTATTTAGTTCTCTCATTGTACC ACATAATCTATTCCTACATTCTTCATTGGTGCTATCAAGAAAACTACCAACTTCTCCTAAAGGAGTCAAG GACACATCTACATTCTTCTTGATTGAGAATGCATTTGCTTTGTTCCTTGTGCTACTTGTAAATGTAGCCATTGTGTCAATTACGGGGACTATATGTGCCGATAATCAGTTGGTTGATGACATCATTAGCACATGTAGTGGTCTTACATTGAATTCCACATCTGTATTACTAAAG AATGTGTTTGGGAAATCAAGTTCGAAAATATATGGATTGGCATTATTAGCTTCTGGTCAAAGTTGTGTAGTGGCTACCAGCTATTCTGGACAATACATTATGCAG GGTTTCTCTGGGATGAGGAAATGCATCATTTATATCATTGCACCCTGTTTCACCATCATACCTAGTTTGATAATTTGCAGCATTGGCGGCGCCCCTCATGTTCGACAACTTATCAACATATCTGCA ATCATATTAGCTTTTGTGTTGCCATTTGCCCTGGTTCCTCTCCTCAAATTCAGTAGCTATTGTGCAATGATTGGGCCATACAAGAACACAACTGGT ATTGTCCAAGTCGCATGGATCCTCTCCACGGTAATTATGGGGATCAATATTTATTTCTTTTGCACAAGCTTTATCAGTTGGCTTGTTCACAGTGAACTCCCAAGGATATTGAACGCAATAATTAGCACCCTTGTCTTCCCTTTCATGGCGGCATATATAGCAGCTCTAATATACTTGGTTTTCAAAAAAGTTAGTGTTTCTGTCCCATTGCCTTCCACGTCAGTTTCCAGTGAGACTGAAGTAGAAGAAGTACGGAGGCTTGATGATATCGCTGCACGTTGA